One Aegilops tauschii subsp. strangulata cultivar AL8/78 chromosome 7, Aet v6.0, whole genome shotgun sequence genomic window carries:
- the LOC109776275 gene encoding transcription initiation factor TFIID subunit 10 isoform X2: MMGSNNPGGAGGGGGMAPGTGAGGSDGRHDDEAVLTEFLSSLMDYNPTIPDELVEHYLGRSGFHCPDLRLTRLVAVAAQKFISDIASDSLQYVNPQPHQFAFSPQCISSVGALQSQGCSTCQR; the protein is encoded by the exons ATGATGGGGAGCAACAACCCCGGCGGCgctgggggagggggagggatgGCCCCGGGCACGGGGGCCGGCGGCAGCGACGGGCGGCACGACGACGAGGCCGTGCTCACCGAGTTCCTCTCCTCCCTCATGGACTACAATCCCacg ATCCCGGACGAGCTCGTGGAGCACTACCTCGGCCGAAGCGGCTTCCACTGCCCCGACCTACGCCT AACAAGGCTGGTTGCTGTAGCTGCTCAAAAGTTCATTTCAGACATTGCAAGTGACTCTCTTCAGTACGTGAATCCACAACCTCACCAGTTTGCCTTTTCACCGCAATGCATTTCGTCTGTTGGT GCACTGCAAAGCCAGGGTTGCAGCACCTGTCAAAGATAA
- the LOC109776275 gene encoding transcription initiation factor TFIID subunit 10 isoform X1: MMGSNNPGGAGGGGGMAPGTGAGGSDGRHDDEAVLTEFLSSLMDYNPTIPDELVEHYLGRSGFHCPDLRLTRLVAVAAQKFISDIASDSLQHCKARVAAPVKDNKSKQPKDRRLVLTMDDLSKALREHGVNLKHPEYFADSPSAGMAPSTREE; the protein is encoded by the exons ATGATGGGGAGCAACAACCCCGGCGGCgctgggggagggggagggatgGCCCCGGGCACGGGGGCCGGCGGCAGCGACGGGCGGCACGACGACGAGGCCGTGCTCACCGAGTTCCTCTCCTCCCTCATGGACTACAATCCCacg ATCCCGGACGAGCTCGTGGAGCACTACCTCGGCCGAAGCGGCTTCCACTGCCCCGACCTACGCCT AACAAGGCTGGTTGCTGTAGCTGCTCAAAAGTTCATTTCAGACATTGCAAGTGACTCTCTTCA GCACTGCAAAGCCAGGGTTGCAGCACCTGTCAAAGATAACAAGAGCAAACAACCAAAG GATAGACGTCTTGTATTGACAATGGATGATCTTTCAAAAGCCTTGCGTGAG CATGGTGTTAATCTGAAACATCCAGAGTATTTTGCGGACAGCCCATCAGCAGGGATGGCCCCCTCAACAAGAGAGGAGTAG